A region from the Streptomyces lydicus genome encodes:
- a CDS encoding NADH:flavin oxidoreductase/NADH oxidase: MSALFEPITLRALTVPNRLWMAPMCQYSAAPEGPAEGAPGDWHFQHLAARAAGGTGLILTEATAVSPEGRISPYDLGLWNDTQTEAFRRITGFLKDQGTTPGIQIAHAGRKASTERTWVDRGAPILPGQRYGWEPVGPSPVPFGEGFAAPAELTVAQIQEVVAQFRATARRALAAGFEVAEIHGAHGYLINEFLSPFTNRRTDEYGGSYENRTRFALEVVDAVREVWPDELPVFFRISATDWLTEDESDAREGWTADDTVRFARELQEHGIDLLDTSTGGNAPDAKISTGPGYQVPFAERVKKESGLAVGAVGLITEARQAEKIIADGQADAVLLGRELLRSPSFAQHAARELGAHVAVPQQYHRAV; the protein is encoded by the coding sequence GTGAGCGCACTCTTCGAGCCCATCACCCTTCGCGCGCTGACCGTTCCGAACCGCCTCTGGATGGCACCGATGTGCCAGTACTCCGCGGCTCCCGAGGGCCCGGCGGAGGGGGCGCCCGGCGACTGGCACTTCCAGCACCTGGCCGCGCGGGCGGCGGGCGGCACCGGCCTGATCCTCACGGAGGCCACCGCGGTGAGCCCCGAGGGGCGCATCAGCCCGTACGACCTCGGCCTGTGGAACGACACCCAGACCGAGGCGTTCCGGCGCATCACCGGCTTCCTCAAGGACCAGGGCACCACCCCGGGCATCCAGATCGCCCATGCGGGACGAAAAGCGAGCACCGAGCGCACCTGGGTGGACCGTGGCGCGCCGATCCTCCCCGGGCAGCGGTACGGCTGGGAGCCGGTCGGGCCGAGCCCGGTGCCGTTCGGCGAGGGCTTCGCGGCACCCGCCGAGCTCACCGTGGCGCAGATCCAGGAGGTCGTCGCGCAGTTCCGGGCAACGGCCCGGCGGGCGCTGGCGGCGGGCTTCGAGGTGGCCGAGATCCACGGTGCGCACGGCTACTTGATCAACGAGTTCCTCTCGCCCTTCACCAACCGGCGCACCGACGAGTACGGCGGCTCGTACGAGAACCGGACGCGGTTCGCGCTGGAGGTCGTGGACGCCGTACGGGAGGTCTGGCCCGACGAACTGCCGGTCTTCTTCCGGATCTCGGCGACCGACTGGCTCACCGAGGACGAGAGCGACGCGCGCGAGGGGTGGACTGCCGACGACACCGTGCGCTTCGCCCGCGAGCTGCAAGAGCACGGGATCGACCTGCTGGACACCTCCACGGGCGGCAACGCGCCGGACGCGAAGATCAGCACGGGGCCCGGCTACCAGGTGCCGTTCGCCGAGCGGGTCAAGAAGGAGAGCGGTCTGGCGGTGGGCGCCGTCGGTCTGATCACCGAGGCGCGGCAGGCCGAGAAGATCATCGCGGACGGCCAGGCCGATGCCGTGCTGCTCGGCCGGGAACTCCTGCGGTCCCCCAGCTTCGCGCAGCACGCGGCACGGGAACTGGGTGCCCACGTCGCCGTGCCGCAGCAGTACCACCGGGCGGTCTGA
- a CDS encoding FUSC family protein has translation MLKRMFVAPDPGWLRLRSAARSVLGIGLAVTVCGLAGHSLVAAIAGGLAALLALFTVTDATVRAQMVTTGLLPVVGLPVLAVAAVLHDHPVGRGAVFAAVVGAGVYARRWGPRGHALGVFAFMTFFAAQFLHTVPGQLPELYAAVALALTASSLVRFGVWCYERRLPPAVPPPAPPAGRGLARATTRQAVQATAGSAFALLVGQLLSEQRWYWAVGATWWIFVNTTSRGETLVRGFRRTLGTVIGIVLGLLVVVPLHGAAVPTAVLVAVSVFGIFYTAAVSYTWMMLAVTLMATLLYGLLGVLDPGLLALRLAETGVGALGAALAVVFVLPVTTHATTDAWIERALRCVHHCTAEAAARLAGSATADPAPHIAELGPLLSRVRLSLSPLVHPLSPLRARKARARQVLALLDDCAREVRGLASIAADPEASHDARLTASCQRVEAAVEALTTPRGARDAGAAAIVVAHPPAAEPALAHLHGLERALAELSAPLRSSPRAPLVDA, from the coding sequence GTGCTGAAGAGGATGTTCGTGGCTCCGGATCCGGGGTGGCTGCGGCTGCGCAGCGCCGCCCGGTCCGTCCTCGGCATCGGCCTGGCGGTCACCGTGTGCGGTCTCGCCGGGCACTCGCTCGTCGCGGCCATCGCCGGCGGGCTCGCCGCGCTGCTCGCCCTCTTCACGGTCACCGACGCGACGGTCCGGGCGCAGATGGTCACCACCGGCCTGCTGCCCGTGGTCGGCCTTCCGGTGCTCGCCGTCGCGGCGGTGCTCCACGACCACCCGGTGGGGCGGGGCGCGGTCTTCGCCGCGGTGGTGGGTGCGGGGGTCTACGCCCGCCGCTGGGGGCCGCGCGGCCATGCGCTGGGGGTGTTCGCGTTCATGACCTTCTTCGCTGCGCAGTTCCTGCACACGGTGCCGGGCCAACTGCCCGAGCTGTACGCCGCGGTGGCCCTTGCCCTGACCGCCTCCTCGCTCGTCCGCTTCGGAGTGTGGTGCTACGAACGCCGGCTGCCCCCGGCCGTCCCGCCCCCCGCGCCACCGGCCGGCAGGGGGCTCGCCCGGGCGACCACCCGCCAGGCGGTCCAGGCCACCGCCGGCAGCGCGTTCGCCCTCCTCGTGGGCCAGTTGCTCTCCGAGCAGCGCTGGTACTGGGCCGTGGGCGCCACCTGGTGGATCTTCGTGAACACCACCTCGCGCGGCGAGACGCTGGTGCGCGGCTTCCGCCGGACTCTCGGCACGGTGATCGGCATCGTCCTCGGTCTGCTCGTCGTCGTCCCGCTGCACGGCGCCGCGGTCCCCACGGCGGTCCTGGTCGCGGTGAGCGTGTTCGGGATCTTCTACACCGCCGCCGTCTCGTATACCTGGATGATGCTCGCGGTGACCTTGATGGCCACGTTGCTGTACGGGCTGCTGGGAGTGCTGGACCCCGGCCTGCTCGCGCTGCGTCTCGCCGAGACCGGTGTGGGGGCGCTCGGCGCGGCGCTCGCGGTGGTCTTCGTGCTGCCCGTCACCACCCATGCCACCACCGACGCCTGGATCGAGCGCGCCCTGCGCTGTGTGCACCACTGCACTGCCGAGGCCGCCGCCCGCCTCGCGGGCTCCGCGACCGCCGACCCCGCCCCGCACATCGCCGAGCTGGGGCCGTTGCTGAGCCGGGTGCGGCTGTCGCTCTCCCCGCTGGTGCACCCCCTCAGCCCGCTGCGTGCCCGCAAGGCGCGAGCACGTCAGGTGCTGGCGCTGCTCGACGACTGCGCCCGTGAGGTGCGCGGGCTGGCCTCCATCGCCGCCGACCCGGAGGCCTCCCACGATGCCCGGCTCACCGCCTCGTGCCAGCGTGTGGAGGCCGCCGTCGAGGCGCTGACCACACCGCGCGGGGCCCGCGATGCGGGAGCCGCCGCCATCGTGGTGGCGCACCCGCCCGCCGCGGAACCCGCACTGGCCCATCTCCACGGCCTGGAGCGGGCACTGGCCGAACTCTCCGCGCCGCTCCGCAGCTCTCCGCGCGCTCCGCTGGTCGACGCCTGA
- a CDS encoding phospholipid scramblase-related protein, which produces MTNANIPAGWYADPQGTPHQLRWWDGSQWTEHTHPGQQPAAPDRGQAPQPVSAQAAPQQTPQQQAPQQQMPQQSAPQQAPGQTPYPGQQHGGAPYGQQGYGYPQQAPGQQAPGQPMQQPMHQPMQQPYGQQPMPGAHPGAMQQQMPQQAAVAPGGPGGGSLFTEPVLVVSQKAKLIEVSNEYSVFDQHGNTIGAVVQVGQSTAKKVLRVVSSLDQYMTHKLEIRDAYGQPQLILTRPAKIIKSKVIVQRPDGSPVGEIVQQNAIGKINFAMMVNGQQIGAIKAENWRAWNFAIVDHADTEVARITKTWEGLAKTMFTTADNYVLQIHHQLPDPLLSLVVATALTVDTALKQDARGFG; this is translated from the coding sequence ATGACGAATGCGAACATCCCTGCGGGCTGGTACGCCGATCCGCAGGGCACCCCCCACCAACTTCGCTGGTGGGACGGGTCCCAGTGGACCGAGCACACCCACCCGGGACAACAGCCCGCGGCTCCCGACCGGGGCCAGGCACCGCAGCCGGTCTCCGCGCAGGCCGCACCGCAACAGACTCCGCAGCAGCAGGCCCCGCAGCAGCAGATGCCGCAGCAGTCCGCGCCACAGCAGGCGCCGGGCCAGACCCCGTACCCCGGTCAGCAGCACGGCGGCGCACCGTACGGTCAGCAGGGTTACGGCTACCCCCAGCAGGCGCCCGGCCAGCAGGCGCCCGGCCAGCCGATGCAACAGCCGATGCATCAACCCATGCAGCAGCCGTACGGACAGCAGCCGATGCCGGGTGCGCATCCGGGTGCCATGCAGCAGCAGATGCCGCAGCAGGCGGCGGTGGCGCCGGGCGGACCGGGCGGCGGCAGCCTGTTCACCGAGCCGGTGCTGGTGGTCAGCCAGAAGGCCAAGCTGATCGAGGTCAGCAACGAGTACAGCGTCTTCGACCAGCACGGCAACACGATCGGTGCGGTCGTCCAGGTCGGCCAGAGCACGGCGAAGAAGGTGCTCCGCGTCGTCTCCAGTCTCGATCAGTACATGACCCACAAGCTGGAGATCCGCGACGCCTACGGCCAGCCGCAGCTGATCCTGACCCGCCCCGCGAAGATCATCAAGTCCAAGGTGATCGTGCAGCGTCCGGACGGCTCGCCGGTCGGCGAGATCGTGCAGCAGAACGCCATCGGGAAGATCAACTTCGCGATGATGGTCAACGGCCAGCAGATCGGCGCCATCAAGGCCGAGAACTGGCGCGCCTGGAACTTCGCCATCGTGGACCACGCCGACACCGAGGTCGCCCGGATCACCAAGACCTGGGAAGGCCTCGCCAAGACGATGTTCACGACGGCGGACAACTACGTCCTGCAGATCCACCACCAGCTGCCCGATCCGCTGCTCAGCCTGGTCGTCGCCACGGCCCTGACCGTCGACACCGCCCTCAAGCAGGATGCCCGCGGCTTTGGGTGA
- a CDS encoding nuclear transport factor 2 family protein, translating to MSHVDLVRAAFGAYLAQDRAAMDRLLAEDFVFTSPQDDHIGKAAFLDICFPTADRLRSQEILDAVALDGEQVFVRYEYELKTGERHRNVEVLTVRDGRLAETQVYFGGRFRQG from the coding sequence ATGTCGCACGTCGACCTCGTCCGCGCCGCCTTCGGGGCCTACCTCGCCCAGGACCGTGCCGCCATGGACCGGTTGCTCGCCGAGGATTTCGTCTTCACCAGCCCGCAGGACGACCACATCGGCAAGGCCGCGTTCCTCGACATCTGCTTCCCCACGGCGGACCGGCTGCGCTCACAGGAGATTCTCGACGCCGTGGCCCTCGACGGCGAGCAGGTCTTCGTCCGGTACGAGTACGAGCTGAAGACGGGCGAGCGGCACCGCAACGTCGAGGTGCTGACGGTGCGGGACGGCCGGCTCGCCGAGACCCAGGTGTACTTCGGCGGGCGCTTTCGGCAGGGGTGA
- a CDS encoding lactonase family protein, giving the protein MTKGGPAGAGDHRRRAYIGSFTAAGGLGITTATVHPGTGALTPLHSTDVLPNPSYLTASPDGRFLYAVGETPDGTAAAFALTPRGPELLAPPVSVDGADPTHLTLADGHLVTANYSSGSVSTLPVRADGTLTGPATVLAHRGGGPQADRQEGPHAHAVLPDPSGRWLLSVDLGTDSVRSCVLAPADGTLSVHAETRLRPGSGPRHLAFHPHGDRAYVLNELDPTVTVCRWDAATGALTPLGETRLLPDGADEAGTFPSELVVSLDGRFAWAANRGHDSLAVLSLDGDAATLVTTVPCGGHWPRDLALHPDGRHLYAGNERSGDVTWFTVDPATGIPDRGGSVEAPAASCVVFA; this is encoded by the coding sequence ATGACGAAGGGCGGACCAGCGGGGGCGGGCGACCACCGGCGGCGCGCGTACATCGGATCGTTCACCGCGGCCGGCGGCCTCGGCATCACCACCGCGACCGTCCACCCGGGGACCGGCGCACTCACCCCGCTGCACTCCACCGACGTCCTCCCCAACCCCTCCTACCTGACCGCGAGCCCCGACGGCAGATTCCTCTACGCGGTGGGCGAGACCCCGGACGGCACCGCAGCCGCCTTCGCCCTCACCCCTCGGGGGCCGGAGCTGCTGGCACCCCCGGTCTCCGTGGACGGCGCCGACCCCACCCACCTCACCCTGGCCGACGGCCACCTGGTCACCGCCAACTACAGCTCCGGCAGCGTCAGTACGCTCCCCGTACGGGCCGACGGCACGCTCACCGGCCCCGCCACCGTGCTCGCCCACCGGGGCGGCGGCCCGCAGGCCGACCGCCAGGAGGGCCCGCACGCCCACGCCGTCCTGCCCGACCCCAGCGGCCGCTGGCTGCTCAGCGTCGACCTGGGCACCGACTCGGTCCGCAGCTGCGTCCTGGCCCCGGCCGACGGCACGCTGTCCGTACACGCCGAAACCCGGCTGCGGCCCGGCAGCGGCCCCCGCCACCTCGCCTTCCACCCGCACGGCGACCGCGCCTATGTCCTCAACGAACTCGATCCGACGGTCACGGTCTGCCGATGGGACGCCGCCACCGGTGCGCTGACGCCGCTGGGGGAGACCCGCCTCCTCCCGGACGGGGCCGACGAGGCCGGAACCTTCCCCTCCGAACTGGTCGTCTCCCTCGACGGCCGGTTCGCCTGGGCCGCCAACCGGGGCCATGACAGCCTCGCCGTCCTCTCCCTCGACGGTGACGCCGCCACCCTCGTCACCACCGTCCCCTGCGGCGGCCACTGGCCCCGGGACCTGGCGCTGCACCCCGACGGCCGGCACCTGTACGCCGGCAACGAGCGCTCCGGTGACGTCACCTGGTTCACCGTCGACCCGGCGACCGGCATTCCGGACCGGGGCGGATCCGTCGAGGCGCCGGCCGCCTCCTGCGTGGTCTTTGCCTGA
- a CDS encoding Lrp/AsnC family transcriptional regulator → MSVDALDAKILRLLLEQPRTSVREYARLLGVARGTVQARLDRLERDGVITAYSPRLSPAALGHPVLAFVHIEVTQGHLEEVADALAEVPQIIEAFSTTGGGDLLTRVVARDAEHLEDVIQRLISLPGVVRTRTEVALRERVPHRMLPLVEAVGTTGSP, encoded by the coding sequence ATGTCCGTGGATGCCCTCGACGCCAAGATCCTTCGGCTGCTGCTGGAGCAGCCGCGCACCAGCGTGCGGGAGTACGCACGTCTCCTCGGGGTCGCCAGGGGCACCGTGCAGGCGCGCCTCGACCGCCTCGAACGGGACGGTGTGATCACCGCCTACAGCCCCCGCCTGTCCCCCGCCGCGCTCGGTCACCCCGTTCTCGCCTTCGTCCACATCGAGGTCACCCAGGGCCATCTGGAGGAGGTGGCCGATGCGCTGGCGGAGGTCCCGCAGATCATCGAGGCGTTCTCGACGACCGGCGGCGGAGATCTGCTCACCCGGGTGGTGGCACGGGACGCGGAGCATCTGGAGGATGTGATCCAGCGGCTGATCAGCCTGCCGGGCGTGGTCCGCACCCGTACGGAGGTGGCGCTGCGCGAGCGGGTGCCGCATCGCATGCTGCCGTTGGTCGAGGCGGTGGGCACCACCGGATCGCCCTGA
- a CDS encoding BadF/BadG/BcrA/BcrD ATPase family protein, with product MPAALGEPAGRTPDTPGSGSCAGVLGIDSGGSGLRVAVARADDPDARPLASRTCDEPVRTGPAGIDAEHLLSQLLPVAEELSCQAGVRGFAAVCVGAAGMASLGEDLRARLPGALATAFGVRRLALAADAVTAYAGALGQRPGAVVAAGTGMIALGTDLTAGGGWRRADGWGHLLGDCGGGAWIGRAGLEAAMRAYDGRPGGSAALLACAEAVFGPVPELPGALYPRPDRPAVLASFAPEVARCAAGDDAVARGILHTAAGHIADAAAAVCPPGDQAAVACTGGLFGLGEPLLAPLRRALAERLPRARPAAAAGSPLDGALAIAAALAAGRLTLPVEGRLLQITRPAPG from the coding sequence ATGCCCGCGGCTTTGGGTGAGCCCGCGGGCCGCACCCCGGACACCCCCGGGTCCGGCTCTTGTGCCGGGGTGCTCGGGATCGACTCGGGCGGGTCGGGGCTGCGGGTGGCCGTCGCTCGCGCCGACGACCCCGATGCCCGGCCGCTGGCCTCCCGTACCTGCGACGAACCGGTGCGCACCGGTCCCGCCGGGATCGACGCGGAACATCTGCTGTCCCAACTCCTGCCCGTCGCAGAGGAGTTGAGCTGCCAGGCGGGCGTGCGCGGGTTTGCCGCGGTGTGCGTGGGGGCGGCCGGTATGGCGAGTCTGGGCGAGGACCTGCGGGCCCGGCTGCCGGGCGCACTGGCCACCGCGTTCGGGGTACGCCGCCTCGCCCTCGCCGCGGACGCCGTGACCGCGTACGCCGGTGCGCTGGGCCAGCGGCCCGGTGCCGTCGTCGCCGCGGGCACCGGAATGATCGCCCTGGGCACGGATCTGACCGCGGGGGGCGGCTGGCGCCGGGCGGACGGCTGGGGTCATCTGCTGGGCGACTGCGGTGGCGGCGCATGGATCGGCCGCGCCGGGCTGGAGGCCGCGATGCGGGCGTACGACGGGCGGCCGGGCGGCTCGGCCGCCCTCCTGGCGTGCGCGGAAGCGGTGTTCGGGCCGGTCCCGGAGCTGCCCGGCGCGCTCTACCCGCGCCCCGACCGGCCCGCCGTCCTGGCCTCGTTCGCCCCGGAAGTGGCCCGCTGCGCCGCCGGGGACGACGCGGTGGCCCGCGGCATCCTGCATACCGCGGCGGGCCATATCGCCGATGCTGCCGCCGCGGTCTGCCCGCCGGGGGACCAGGCCGCCGTGGCCTGCACCGGCGGTCTCTTCGGCCTGGGCGAACCGCTGCTGGCTCCGCTGCGCAGGGCGCTGGCCGAGCGGCTGCCCCGGGCACGTCCGGCGGCCGCAGCGGGCAGCCCGCTGGACGGGGCGCTGGCCATCGCCGCGGCACTGGCCGCAGGCCGTCTGACACTGCCCGTCGAGGGGCGGTTGTTGCAGATCACACGGCCTGCGCCGGGGTAG
- a CDS encoding WD40/YVTN/BNR-like repeat-containing protein produces the protein MTDVVLAVGTRKGLFIGRRRHGDWEVSGPHFSAQAVYSLAIDTRRATPRLLAGADSAHWGPSVFHSDDLGESWREPSRPAVKYPDYTGTSLERVWQLHPAGPAAPDVVYAGTEPGGLFRSEDRGETFELVRALWDHPSRERWQPGGGGLAVHTVITDPRDADAVTVAVSAAGVFRTLDGGANWAPSNNGVKAVFLPDQHPEFGQCVHKIAQDPVHRDRLYLQNHWGVYRSDDAGAHWTDIGGGLPSDFGFAVAAHPHTGDVAYLFPITADIDRVPAGHRCRVYRTADAGDSWQALSEGLPDEDHYGTVLRDALSVDDADPAGVYFGNRNGELYASADDGDSWQQLASHLPDVLCVRAAAMT, from the coding sequence ATGACTGACGTAGTACTCGCGGTGGGCACGCGCAAAGGGCTCTTCATCGGCCGCCGACGGCACGGCGACTGGGAAGTGAGCGGTCCGCACTTCTCCGCGCAGGCGGTGTACTCCCTCGCGATCGACACCCGCCGCGCCACGCCCCGGCTGCTGGCCGGGGCCGACAGCGCGCACTGGGGTCCCTCGGTGTTCCACTCCGACGACCTGGGAGAAAGCTGGCGCGAGCCCTCCCGCCCCGCGGTCAAGTACCCGGATTACACCGGGACTTCGCTGGAACGGGTGTGGCAGCTGCATCCGGCAGGACCCGCCGCCCCCGATGTGGTCTATGCGGGCACCGAGCCCGGCGGCCTGTTCCGCTCCGAGGACCGCGGCGAGACCTTCGAGCTGGTGCGGGCGCTGTGGGACCACCCCAGCCGGGAGAGATGGCAGCCGGGCGGCGGTGGGCTGGCGGTGCATACGGTGATCACGGACCCGCGGGACGCCGACGCGGTCACCGTCGCCGTATCCGCTGCCGGGGTCTTCCGCACCCTCGACGGGGGCGCCAACTGGGCCCCGTCGAACAACGGCGTGAAGGCGGTCTTCCTGCCGGACCAGCATCCGGAGTTCGGCCAGTGCGTCCACAAGATCGCGCAGGACCCGGTGCACCGCGACCGGCTGTATCTGCAGAACCACTGGGGTGTCTACCGCAGCGACGACGCGGGCGCGCACTGGACGGACATCGGCGGCGGACTGCCCTCCGACTTCGGCTTCGCCGTGGCCGCCCATCCGCACACGGGAGATGTCGCCTACCTCTTCCCGATCACCGCCGATATCGACCGGGTGCCGGCCGGGCACCGCTGCCGGGTCTACCGCACGGCCGATGCCGGCGACAGCTGGCAGGCCCTGAGCGAGGGGCTGCCGGACGAGGACCACTACGGCACGGTGCTCAGGGACGCGCTCTCGGTCGATGACGCCGATCCCGCCGGGGTGTATTTCGGCAACCGCAACGGCGAGCTGTACGCCAGCGCGGACGACGGCGACAGCTGGCAGCAACTCGCCTCCCATCTGCCGGACGTGCTGTGTGTGCGGGCGGCCGCGATGACCTGA
- a CDS encoding sirohydrochlorin chelatase: MSSPTGPAPGSPDFDAAPPSPGAAPGLPVRMPRRQSGRHRKPEPLAAPEGAPALVLAVPGTPSSASRSLAEEVSSIARSELPGLDARIGYVDGGDDEFPSLEAVLAQAANEHKARADADGQPDTGPAAVVVPLLAGPDSALLRRIRQAMMNSGSGAELTDVLGPHPLLAEALHVRLSEAGLARADRARLFTVATAADGIILATVGGEEAVQAAGITGMLLSARLAVPVLAAALDEEGAISRTAEQLRESGSQQLALAPYLIGPEITDGLLGAAAAEAGCASAEVLGAYGTVGRLVLSNYAAAMGINLPTQAQGAPVR, encoded by the coding sequence ATGAGTTCCCCCACTGGGCCCGCACCTGGCTCGCCCGATTTTGACGCCGCACCCCCGAGCCCGGGAGCCGCACCCGGCCTGCCTGTACGAATGCCGCGACGGCAGTCCGGCCGCCACCGCAAGCCGGAACCGCTGGCCGCACCCGAGGGTGCGCCCGCGCTGGTGCTGGCCGTGCCCGGCACCCCCTCCAGCGCCTCGCGCAGCCTGGCGGAAGAGGTCTCCAGCATCGCCCGCTCCGAGCTCCCGGGCCTCGACGCCCGGATCGGCTATGTCGACGGCGGCGACGACGAGTTCCCGTCCCTGGAAGCCGTGCTGGCGCAGGCCGCCAACGAGCACAAGGCCCGGGCGGACGCCGACGGGCAGCCCGACACCGGACCCGCCGCCGTGGTGGTGCCGCTGCTGGCCGGACCGGACAGCGCCCTGCTGCGCCGGATACGCCAGGCCATGATGAACAGCGGTTCCGGGGCCGAGCTGACCGATGTCCTCGGCCCGCACCCGCTGCTCGCCGAGGCGCTGCACGTCCGGCTCTCCGAGGCCGGTCTGGCCCGCGCGGACCGTGCCCGGCTGTTCACCGTCGCCACGGCGGCGGACGGCATCATCCTCGCCACCGTCGGCGGCGAGGAGGCCGTGCAGGCCGCCGGGATCACCGGCATGCTGCTCTCCGCGCGCCTCGCGGTACCGGTGCTGGCCGCCGCCCTGGACGAGGAGGGCGCCATCTCCCGTACGGCCGAGCAGCTGCGCGAGTCCGGTTCGCAGCAGCTGGCACTGGCCCCGTACCTGATCGGCCCGGAGATCACCGACGGCCTTCTGGGGGCGGCCGCGGCGGAGGCGGGCTGCGCATCGGCCGAGGTGCTGGGCGCTTACGGCACGGTCGGCCGACTGGTGCTGTCGAACTACGCGGCGGCGATGGGCATCAACCTGCCGACGCAGGCGCAGGGGGCACCGGTCCGCTAG
- a CDS encoding uracil-DNA glycosylase — MAARPLQDIVEPGWAKALEPVAGRIAAMGDFLRAEIAAGRSYLPAGNNVLRAFQQPFDEVRVLIVGQDPYPTPGHAVGLSFSVAPDVRPLPGSLENIFRELHSDLGLPRPSNGDLTPWTQQGVLLLNRALTTAPRKPAAHRGKGWEEVTEQAIRALVARGRPLVSVLWGRDARNLRPLLGDLPAVESAHPSPMSADRGFFGSRPFSRANDLLVRQGAQPVDWRLP, encoded by the coding sequence GTGGCTGCACGACCTCTCCAAGACATTGTCGAACCCGGCTGGGCCAAGGCACTTGAGCCCGTTGCCGGACGGATCGCCGCGATGGGCGACTTCCTGCGGGCCGAGATCGCCGCCGGACGTAGCTATCTGCCGGCCGGCAACAATGTGCTGCGCGCTTTCCAACAGCCCTTCGACGAGGTGCGGGTACTCATCGTCGGACAGGACCCCTACCCCACACCGGGGCATGCGGTCGGGCTCAGTTTCTCCGTGGCGCCGGATGTGCGTCCGCTGCCCGGCAGCCTGGAGAACATCTTCCGCGAGCTGCACTCCGACCTCGGCCTGCCCCGCCCGTCGAACGGCGATCTGACCCCGTGGACGCAGCAGGGCGTGCTCCTGCTGAACAGAGCCCTGACGACGGCGCCCCGTAAGCCCGCCGCGCACCGCGGCAAGGGCTGGGAGGAAGTGACCGAGCAGGCCATCCGTGCCCTGGTGGCGCGCGGGCGCCCGCTGGTGTCGGTGCTGTGGGGCCGCGATGCGCGCAATCTCCGGCCGCTGCTGGGCGATCTGCCGGCCGTCGAGTCCGCGCACCCCTCCCCCATGTCCGCCGACCGCGGCTTCTTCGGCTCGCGGCCCTTCAGCCGGGCCAACGACCTCCTGGTGCGGCAGGGCGCACAGCCCGTCGACTGGAGGCTGCCCTGA